The following coding sequences are from one Spirochaetales bacterium window:
- a CDS encoding type II toxin-antitoxin system VapC family toxin: MAYLIDTDIIIYSIKGNSVVHDHFLINENIPKSISVITYGELLFGAKKSQNYEKNIAVVYRIKELFPIIDIDKAIIETFCELKVNLQKAGSPIDDFDLLIASTALTMNYTLVTNNEKHFNKIKGLKLENWSGK; encoded by the coding sequence ATGGCATATTTGATTGATACCGATATCATTATTTACAGCATTAAAGGTAATTCCGTTGTTCATGATCATTTTTTGATAAATGAGAATATACCAAAATCGATTTCGGTGATTACATATGGAGAATTATTATTCGGTGCCAAAAAATCACAAAATTATGAAAAAAATATCGCTGTCGTTTACAGGATCAAAGAATTATTCCCGATAATAGATATTGACAAAGCGATAATTGAAACATTTTGTGAATTGAAAGTAAATTTACAAAAAGCAGGTTCACCAATTGATGATTTCGATTTATTGATAGCATCAACAGCTCTTACAATGAATTATACACTTGTTACGAATAATGAAAAACATTTCAATAAAATAAAAGGATTAAAACTGGAAAATTGGTCCGGGAAATAA
- a CDS encoding antitoxin, translated as MAILQVRDLDDRLYASLKAIAKSENRSISQEVISIIEKYLSNPAIYKSNPTREFISLSGAWEDDRNADEIIDSIRKSRKNSKRLKKENGIFD; from the coding sequence ATGGCAATTCTGCAAGTTCGCGATCTTGACGACAGATTATATGCTTCATTAAAAGCTATTGCAAAAAGTGAAAATAGATCTATCAGTCAGGAAGTAATTTCTATTATAGAAAAGTATCTTTCAAATCCGGCAATTTATAAAAGTAACCCGACAAGAGAATTCATATCACTTTCCGGCGCATGGGAAGATGATCGAAATGCAGATGAAATAATTGATTCGATAAGGAAATCCCGTAAAAATTCAAAAAGACTAAAAAAAGAAAATGGCATATTTGATTGA
- a CDS encoding metallophosphoesterase yields MKKTDIGSVKRMLLRAQSRTAPAHASEYCGLLDRVNAVLESEDPRTRPRDTKGLPGGIVYLGHDRRTIIVPDLHTRLGFLNTVLTSGDGLALSLLAEGRLQVVCLGDGLHNEQNIQRWLLAYNEYEHGFRDHRFMDEEMAEGLGLMEAVMELKCTFPDGFHFLKGNHENIANETGNGNYSFYKYAEEGAMVTAYVKKVMGKEFFNAYYRFEKNLPLFAAGRNFLTSHAEPARFFSEDEIIEYRRNQEAVYGLTWTPNNKAKAGSVETMLDHYIAEENREEAYYFGGHRPVRGLFGKRAHGRYIQIHNPDRYVVAVIKESGGIDLKQSIMGLDDGKYIGI; encoded by the coding sequence ATGAAGAAGACTGATATCGGGTCCGTAAAACGAATGCTCCTCAGGGCGCAGTCCAGGACAGCGCCCGCACACGCCTCCGAATACTGCGGGCTGCTCGACAGGGTCAACGCCGTTCTTGAATCCGAAGATCCCCGGACGAGACCGCGAGACACAAAGGGACTCCCCGGGGGAATCGTCTACCTCGGACACGACCGGCGGACCATCATCGTCCCCGACCTCCACACCCGGCTCGGTTTCCTCAATACCGTTCTCACTTCCGGGGACGGACTCGCATTGTCCCTGCTCGCGGAGGGGCGGCTTCAGGTCGTCTGCCTCGGCGACGGGCTGCACAACGAACAGAACATACAGCGCTGGCTTTTAGCATATAACGAATACGAACACGGTTTCCGCGACCACCGCTTCATGGACGAGGAGATGGCGGAGGGGCTCGGACTCATGGAAGCGGTGATGGAGCTGAAATGCACCTTCCCGGACGGCTTCCATTTCCTCAAGGGCAACCACGAGAATATCGCCAATGAGACCGGGAACGGGAATTACAGTTTCTACAAGTACGCCGAAGAAGGGGCGATGGTGACCGCGTACGTGAAAAAGGTCATGGGGAAGGAGTTTTTCAATGCGTATTACCGCTTTGAAAAAAACCTCCCCCTCTTCGCCGCGGGCCGCAATTTTCTCACCTCCCACGCGGAGCCCGCGCGGTTTTTTTCCGAAGACGAGATCATCGAATACCGGCGGAACCAGGAAGCCGTTTACGGACTCACCTGGACGCCGAACAACAAGGCCAAAGCGGGAAGCGTGGAAACGATGCTCGACCATTACATCGCGGAGGAGAACAGGGAGGAGGCGTATTATTTCGGCGGCCACAGGCCGGTGAGGGGGCTTTTCGGCAAACGGGCGCACGGGAGATACATCCAGATACACAACCCGGACCGGTACGTCGTGGCCGTGATAAAGGAGTCGGGCGGGATTGACCTCAAGCAAAGCATCATGGGACTGGACGACGGAAAATATATCGGCATTTGA